Below is a genomic region from Elusimicrobiota bacterium.
GCTCTAAAAGCAGCAACCGGTCTTTTTTCCAAATAAATGCCCGTGTCTTGGGAAAAATCCTGCAGGCAGGACTCACTCGAACATCTCCTAGGGAATGGATTCCATGACGCGCTTCAGTTCATCTTCGGAACGGCCGCAGATGTTCACGGTCTTCTCGCGGGCTTTCTTGCCCCGCATAATATGAATAGACTTCCCCTTCACTTCAAAAAACTCCGCCAGGTAATCGATCAGGACGCCGTTGGCGGCTTCATTAATCTGAGGAGCCATCACCCTGACCCGAACAACGCTTCCAACCCGTCCGACGACTTCATTTTCGTCCGAACCCGGAATGACGCGTACGCGAATAATCATTCGTTTCCTGCCTCCCCTTTGGTTGACTGGGCCATGCTAGTCAGACGTTTTTGAAAGCTCGTGTGACCGTTGGGCCGCGCGCCGAAGCGCTTGAGCAAATATTTTCTTGAAGCCTTTTCCGGAGAGGACCTGGAGCGCCGCTTCCGTGGTTCCTCCCGGTGACGTGACTTTCTGACGCAAAACCCGCGGTTCATCCGGGGACTGGGACAGGAGTTGACCGGCGCCCCGCAGGGTTTGCCGAACGAGGGCGTCGGCTACGGATGGAGCCAAGCCCAGCGCCACACCGGCTTCCAGAAGCGTCTCGGCCAGAAAAAACACGTAAGCCGGGCCGGAACCGGAAAGGGCGGTGACCGCATCCATGTCGCGCTCTTTGACCTGCACCACGGTACCGACTGTTCCAAAAATCGCCCGGGCCATTTTCAAATCAGCGGCTTTGGCCCACCGTCCGGGCGCGATCGCCGCAGCGCCGGCGCCTACAAGCGCCGGGGTGTTCGGCATAATCCGGATCGCGGAGACTCCCGGGACAAGGAAGCGTTCCAAAAAATCAGTCCGGATGCCGGCCGCGATAGAAAGAACTCTCTGGGAACGACGGATTGACGGCCCAAGGTCTTTCAGCACGCCGCTCATCTGCTGGGGCTTTACCGCAAGCAAGACGATATCCGCATGATGAATCGCCAGGCGATTATCAGAGCAGATACAAATACCGTAGGCCTTGCGAAGGCGCTTTAAGACATCGGGCCGGACATCGGTCACGGTAATCTGCGAGGGTTTCCAATGGCCTGAACGGATCAGTCCGGCCACGAGCGCCTCGCCCATATTTCCGCCGCCGATCAAGGTAATGGACGTCATGCCCGGGCCCCGAATAAGGCGGTTCCCACGCGAATCATCGTTGATCCTTCTTCAATGGCCACCTCAAAATCCGAACTCATTCCCATCGAAAGGATGTCCAGATGGGTTTTCTCAAAGAGCTTCCGCAAAGCCGCAAAATAAGGCCGCGCTTCTTCGGCTGCTTTTGTCAGCGGCGCGATTCCCATCAGACCCTTCACT
It encodes:
- a CDS encoding DUF167 family protein is translated as MIIRVRVIPGSDENEVVGRVGSVVRVRVMAPQINEAANGVLIDYLAEFFEVKGKSIHIMRGKKAREKTVNICGRSEDELKRVMESIP
- the proC gene encoding pyrroline-5-carboxylate reductase, producing MTSITLIGGGNMGEALVAGLIRSGHWKPSQITVTDVRPDVLKRLRKAYGICICSDNRLAIHHADIVLLAVKPQQMSGVLKDLGPSIRRSQRVLSIAAGIRTDFLERFLVPGVSAIRIMPNTPALVGAGAAAIAPGRWAKAADLKMARAIFGTVGTVVQVKERDMDAVTALSGSGPAYVFFLAETLLEAGVALGLAPSVADALVRQTLRGAGQLLSQSPDEPRVLRQKVTSPGGTTEAALQVLSGKGFKKIFAQALRRAAQRSHELSKTSD